The proteins below come from a single Malus domestica chromosome 03, GDT2T_hap1 genomic window:
- the LOC103427585 gene encoding zinc transporter 11, with translation MAPPLPRLLLFCSLLLLCLTIPALAHSGHDDDDETEPATNDSKTPHDLRSRRLILVKICCLIIIFFGTFVPGVSPYFFKWNEGFLVLGTQFAGGVFFGTAMMHFLSDSNETFKDLTEKEYPFAFMLACGGFLLTMLADCVISYVFLKNKSGVSAADLQVQGNIEQGKGGQYGTQSHNHFANAVVASATSLGDSILLIVALCFHSVFEGIAIGVAETKADAWKALWTISLHKVFAAIAMGIALLRMMPNRPFLSCAAYAFAFAISSPIGVAIGILIDATTQGAVADWIFAISMGLACGVFIYVAINHLLAKGYRPDRAVSVDKPQYKFLAVLLGIGVIAVVMIWDT, from the exons ATGGCTCCACCTCTCCCTCGCTTACTCCTCTTCTGTTCTCTCCTCCTCCTTTGCCTCACCATCCCCGCCTTAGCCCACAGCGGccacgacgacgacgacgaaaCTGAACCCGCCACCAACGACAGCAAAACCCCGCATGACCTCCGTTCGAGGCGTCTAATACTAGTCAAGATTTGTTGCCTCATCATAATATTTTTTGGGACGTTCGTACCCGGAGTTTCGCCTTATTTTTTCAAGTGGAATGAAGGGTTCTTGGTTTTGGGTACGCAGTTTGCTGGAGGTGTGTTTTTTGGTACGGCGATGATGCACTTTCTGAGTGATTCCAATGAGACTTTCAAGGACTTGACCGAAAAAGAATACCCTTTTGCATTTATGTTGGCTTGTGGGGGATTCTTGCTTACAATGCTTGCTGATTGTGTCATTTCCTATGTGTTCCTCAAGAATAAGAGTGGTGTGTCGGCTGCTGATCTTCAGGTTCAGG GTAATATTGAGCAGGGAAAGGGTGGTCAATATGGCACTCAG AGCCATAACCACTTTGCAAATGCAGTGGTTGCAAGCGCTACTTCACTTGGGGACAGCATCTTGTTGATAGTAGCCTTGTGTTTCCACTCTGTGTTTGAGGGCATTGCAATTGGAGTCGCTGAGACCAAAGCCGATGCTTGGAAAGCCTTATGGACAATTTCTCTTCACAAGGTATTTGCGGCCATTGCCATGGGCATTGCTCTCCTTCGAATGATGCCTAACCGTCCCTTCTTATCATGCGCTGCCTACGCTTTTGCATTTGCTATTTCAAGCCCTATTGGTGTGGCAATCGGAATCCTAATAGATGCGACGACCCAAGGAGCTGTGGCTGATTGGATATTCGCGATTTCAATGGGTCTAGCATGTGGAGTGTTCATATACGTAGCAATAAACCATTTATTGGCGAAGGGCTATAGACCCGACAGAGCAGTTTCAGTCGACAAACCCCAGTACAAGTTTCTGGCAGTTTTGTTGGGTATTGGGGTAATAGCTGTTGTGATGATTTGGGACACTTGA
- the LOC139194488 gene encoding zinc transporter 11-like: MAPPLPRLLLLSSLLLLCLTIPSLAHSGHHHDDETEPDTNDRETPHDIRPRPLILVKIWCLIIIFFGTFVPGVSPYFFKWNEGFLVLGIQFAGGVFLGTAMMHFLSDSVETFKDLTQEKYPFAFMLACGGFLLTMLADCVISYVFLKNKSVVSAADLQVRGNIEQGKGGQYGTQSHTQNTVVASATSLGDSILLIVALCFHSVFEGIAIGVAETKADAWKALWTISLHKVFAAIAMGIALLRMMPNRPFLSCAACAFAFAISSPIGVAIGILIDATTQGAVADWIFAISMGLACGVFIYVAINHLMGKGYAPDKAVSVDKPQYKLLAVLLGIGVIAVVMIWDT, encoded by the exons ATGGCTCCACCTCTCCCTCGCTTACTCCTCCTCtcttctctcctcctcctctgccTCACCATCCCCTCCTTAGCCCACAGTGGCCACCACCACGACGATGAAACCGAACCCGACACCAACGACAGAGAAACCCCGCATGACATTCGTCCGAGGCCTCTAATACTAGTCAAGATTTGGTGCCTCATCATAATATTTTTTGGGACGTTCGTACCCGGAGTTTCGCCTTATTTCTTCAAGTGGAATGAAGGGTTCTTGGTTTTGGGTATCCAGTTTGCTGGGGGTGTGTTTTTGGGTACGGCTATGATGCACTTTCTGAGTGATTCCGTTGAGACTTTCAAGGACTTGACCCAAGAAAAATACCCTTTTGCGTTTATGTTGGCTTGTGGGGGCTTCTTGCTTACAATGCTTGCTGATTGTGTCATTTCCTATGTGTTCCTCAAGAACAAGAGTGTTGTGTCTGCTGCTGATCTTCAGGTTCGGG GTAATATTGAGCAGGGAAAAGGTGGTCAATATGGCACTCAG AGCCATACCCAAAACACTGTGGTTGCAAGCGCTACTTCACTTGGGGACAGCATCTTGTTGATAGTAGCCTTGTGTTTCCACTCTGTGTTTGAGGGCATTGCAATTGGAGTCGCTGAGACTAAAGCCGATGCTTGGAAAGCCTTATGGACAATTTCTCTTCACAAGGTATTTGCTGCCATTGCCATGGGCATTGCTCTCCTTCGAATGATGCCTAACCGTCCCTTCTTGTCATGCGCTGCCTGCGCTTTTGCATTTGCTATTTCAAGTCCTATTGGTGTGGCAATTGGAATCCTAATAGATGCGACAACCCAAGGAGCTGTGGCTGATTGGATATTTGCGATTTCAATGGGTCTAGCATGTGGAGTGTTCATCTACGTAGCAATAAACCATTTAATGGGGAAGGGTTATGCACCCGACAAAGCAGTTTCAGTCGACAAACCCCAGTACAAGTTGCTGGCAGTTTTGTTGGGTATTGGGGTAATAGCTGTTGTGATGATTTGGGACACTTGA